A window of Amaranthus tricolor cultivar Red isolate AtriRed21 chromosome 8, ASM2621246v1, whole genome shotgun sequence genomic DNA:
CTCCTAACCGGATTTCTTTCATTAGGGGGATAATCCATTATGTTTTTCCTCAATCCCGGGTCATGAGGAAGAAGTTCAACATCATACACCCATTCATCATCCAATGGTTCATCACAACTACTTGAACCACCTACTTCCATATTAACATCTTCACTTggaggggaacttaaaggaggacttagaggggaacttaaaggagAAGATTCATTGCCTTCGTTAGATGTTTGTTgggatttcattcttttaaacaataattcacGAAGATCGGGTTGTCTTCCCTTTACTTTTGACTTTTTCGAACAAGGTGAACTTGAATTACTTGACAtttcctaattaaattaaaaatatgactcATAATTCAATAATCTCACTTACCAAATGCAATAATCTCATAATTCCAATGCAAAAATCAGTTTATAAACCCacatcaaattttataattccaaTGCAATAATCTCACTTACCAAAAATCAGTTCATAAGAgaataatcaacaacaaattaaaaatcacCACCATTGCTACTTATTTCTCCTCTCTTATAATCAACCACTATTGTCACTTGTTTCTTCTATATGCTCCCTCCACAACACCAACAACCACCACCATAGGTGCAAAGTGCAACCACCATCAACGCACACAACCATGATTGATCCTAACgaacattaaaaaataacaatcgTTTGATCAAATTTCTCATGGAGACAATTCCCATACATGACTTCTATTCTTTCTTCTTACTCTTTCACACTCCATCAAACATTTTCCTTGTAGCCACCAGCCCTAACCCTTCCATACCAAATATAGTTCTCGAATACCACGAGGGTTTCATTACTCGAGCCAAGAAGTAATACAAGGTCACTTTAACGGACACCATACACCATGGTGTAGGATGTATACGTAATAGTAGACAATGGATTGAGCTTGTGGGAGATTCAGGGGCTTTGGTTCTTTGGCCTTTTTTGTGAGATTATTGTTGGGAAGTTGAGAGTTAGTGGACATTATCCTTCAACCACAATGGAAGTGTGTTTCCTTATTTCTTGCCATCATAACACATGCAAGAACCATGGGTATCCCATCATAAAACCACTTCATATATCAGTTCAACCATGCAAACGACATTACAAAAAATACACCTAATAAAATCACCCATCACCTTATTTATCATCAGAAAAAGCATTTAGGTGGCAGATGCTGATCTCGCGTGTAATACATGTAATTATCATCGTGCATATgatgactattttaccgataccCAAGGCACTCCCGCTGCCTTTCATCGCATCAACCTTGTTCAAGCTGGTCTCACCGTCATCTCAGGGTTACTCAAGCTCAAATACAAGGTTGACCTTATTGCCAGTTCTTCCATCAGCAAAAGGAGAAGTGTATATCCAGCATCAACACCAAACTCAACCGGAAAACTTAGTGAGGGAAGATGATTATGGGTATTGGAATCCAGTTCCTTACTATAACGGACATGCTGGTCCAATTCCACATGATGAAGTAGCCAACTAAACCTTCATGATCAATTTCTAGAATTTTCAGTAGGTTCATATGTTATGTAAGtgagtatataatatacataagaGTTTTCAGTTCTACAGCAATATAATTGTTTCACAAAAACACAAGCATAGAGTTTTGATTCAAGTAATCAGCAACTTCCTGAACTATTTTGTGCTGATTTCAGCTTAAGCACGTCGGCTGAAAGATGGTTCACATTTCTTGCTCAGAATGAGGAAAACATAAGATCTATAAGTACTAGTAGTGTAAGAAAGAAAATTACAATACAAACTAACAAAATTTGAGATATTAGTTCGCAACTCCAACACTTATCACCAGGAGGGTAAGTGTATATCACAGCTTCTATGCGCTCATCTAAATACATGAGGTAGTAAAGGCACTGCAGGTCTTAAAAATTTGATTGAGGATGTCAATCTTACCTGAAGAACGTCATTACGCCTAGTATTAGATAATCACTTACTATTAGGGTTTTAATTGTTGTAGCAATCAGTAGAATGTAAAGAGTTGTATCAAAATTATAGAATATAAGATACGATTCATAAAGTGGCATAGATGAATGAAGTGAAACATCACATTATGATAGCAATGATCTGCAAGCATCAATGCAACATTTAAAATTGGTACATAATTACACGGACTTGATTCAGATTTCCATAAAGGTTGATTTATCGCTCAACAAAGACATTCAAGAATCAAGTCTGTAATTTAACATAATTCAATCAATTAACATTTCAGGAAAATACTTATCCTGCTGCAGTAGAAGTTTATACAGTAGAGTGGAACAAAACGAACCATAGCTTGAACGACAACACCACTCAATGAATCAATACAACCAGAAGAATAAAGGTGGGTAATTCTTAATGATTTAGGATAAGAGGACAACAGATCTACATATTGCTCCAAATTACACTCCTCTAATCCCGAAATAATAAGAGTAGCAACAACGTCTAATTTCCTCTTATTAAAAAGTTCAAATGATTTCACCCAGATGTCATGTATCATCTCCATCCTATCACTAAATCTTTTAATTAGAAAAAGGGTATGATTCTTAAACAACTTATTTCAAGACAAAGTATTATCaacttttaaaatgaaaataatcaaCCTATCAGAACTCAGAAGAACATGTTTTTGACTTAATGTAAACTCTTTtgttaataaccttgaaaatcAAGTTGATTGCAGTAGTAGAAGATGAAGAAAGGTAATCCTGACAAAAAATGGCAGAACAGACCTATATGATATGGAATGATGATGGGCCGGAAACAGCAGCCACTTTCTGAGCACGTTTAGCTTCATTGCGATAGATCTCCTTCATTTCTTTCTTCAGACGTCTGGCTTCTCGCCTTTCCTCCTTTACAGCAGCCTGTTTATAAACATAATTTGTTTAGTCCTCTAATTGGAAACTTGACTCTTTTTCTTAGCATGCATCATGATACAACGATATTCAAATAACTGTATGAATAGAATCCTCAACCTAGGTTCAGTGATATTAAACTATTAAATGATTCTTCCACAAAAAGGAGAATACCTTCCGTTCTTTTTTCTCTTCCTTAGACTCCTGACCATGTGATTTTCTTTCTGGCTGTTCGATTTTGGCTATTGCTTTCACCTTCTCTTTAGGTACCTTCTTTCCATTTGGCAAATAATCCATAGGAAGCCTCTCCCTTCCTCCAAGAGATATGATGTTGTCACTACTGTTTTTCAGAGCCCCTGAGATTGTCTCGGCCAATCTCTTCTTTCTAGATGTTCCTGGAGCTCCAATTCTTCCTGGGTGATTGTCGAGATTCGAGTATGTAGATACAATGGTCTCACAGTCCCAAATTTCTGACTCATCGCTACTTTCTTCCACAATCACCACTTCTTTATCAACACCATCCTCTTCCTCATATTTCTCTGCATATTCCACACAACGGCGAAGTATTTCAGCTGGAGCTTTGTAGTTTCCATCAAGCTCTAAATCATCTTTATCATGACCCTTTAAAGCAATATTGAGTTTTTCTGCAAGCGACATCACATCTTCTTCAGCTACATAATCATCAAATTCATCGCTATCTGACCCATACTCTTGACGCTCAAGCTGCCATGAATACACAAGGATGttgattatttattgaaatgaaGGATGTTGATATTAGCTATTTATAGTCTGGCTTAGGTCTCACATGATACAAATTCTCTGCGAAACCTTTTTGAGGATTCATCAGAAAGCTTTGTAAAATAATGAGAACTCAACACACTTGTACTATGACTAAGTATAGTCACATACCTGAGAAAGTCATACTAATATAGCAGAAGCTCTACAGAGAAAACCTTACCATATCAAACTGTTCGTCCAACAGACGTTGACATCTTGACTTTTCATCAACACTTCCGACCATCTCCACCATGGAATTGCTCATTACTTGATGTGAGTCAACAGCATCATATTCATTTGGCACCTCTTTCTGGGTATTCTCGACCGAAGATATACTTTTGTCTTCATCTACGTCTCCCATTTCACCCGCACAATTTGCCAGAAGAACAAAATCCTCCTCCAAGTTTTCAACATCTGAACCAAACTCTGAATTACTTTCTTCAAGTATTTGGGCAATTTCAGGATCTAAAGCTTTATGCACTCTCACATTCACAGTGGACTCTGCAACATTGTACAGTGTTTCAGGATTTGTATCTTCACCAACTTCACGCACCCTCACCCTGGAAGCATCATATGCCTGAGATTTATAGAAATCCCCACCAAAATTAGTACTCCTCCACTAACGGTACGTTTGGTACATTTGGTTATTCGTATCAAATTATGAAAATGATAATGAAGATGCAATATAATATAGCCAAAAAATACTTGACAGAGTTTATAATCAAACTTCTCCTattctaattattgtttttctCCACAAAATGCATTTATCATTCATTATCATAGGTGATAatggaaaatcatgaaaaaaaaacatgtgTGAGGATGAGAGCTACAATgacaataaatattattttgcaaACTAAAACTCAATCTCACTACCATCATTTGTTACCAAAAACCAAACTATCCGTTAAGGAGTTTCTCCAAACGAGCATCACCACTCCATTATGGCGGTGAATGGGGTAAATGGGATAGGACAAAATACAAATGTGAAAATGGGATAATGGAGAGATAAAATATCTAGATTAGAATGTGAGCATGCGTTGGTCCATGTTCCAAAAAGAAACTAGCAAATTCAGTAATAGAACGAATGAAATACTGAATTCCTGGATAACACATTAATATTCTAATATGTCTACTTTAGTGCAAGTTTACAAGACCAGATTattaactagaacaaaaatttccTGGCTAACAGTTGAGAGTAAAAAGAATTTCAATTCATCCATAAATAATTGTCAAGTATTCTAATGCTGCATTATTAAGAATACGACCATCTGAACCAATTTCCCAACATAACCGATTATACTAGCTAAATGAAAACACACTCTCCCAATCACTCATTCCTACAATTCCACTAGCATCATCAAAAGAAATTCAATCACAAACCATTAGTCCATTACAAGTTCAAAAGAAGTAGATTTTCCCCAAATATTCGAGAACAGTCATACACATAGCTATATATCTTCATAACTAACGCATTGTGCAAAGCATATAATTAAGGAGACAACAAAAAAGAAGTATGACCTTAATATCATGAGTAAGCTGTTGAAGATCAGCCTTAGGATTATGGAAATACGCTGAACCGCCACCAGTATTCCGAATCTCCCTCAAATGAGTTAGGTAATTATAACCATCATCTGGGAATCCAAGCTCCAATATCTCTCTTCTAACTTTATCAGGCAAAGG
This region includes:
- the LOC130820735 gene encoding uncharacterized protein LOC130820735, with the protein product MGKKKFIDKKNSVTFQLLARDTSDPVYNEDPENDRVFVRVDNNPVSINGLDEDLDDSIYADAPEDGVYEDYSGSTPLPDKVRREILELGFPDDGYNYLTHLREIRNTGGGSAYFHNPKADLQQLTHDIKAYDASRVRVREVGEDTNPETLYNVAESTVNVRVHKALDPEIAQILEESNSEFGSDVENLEEDFVLLANCAGEMGDVDEDKSISSVENTQKEVPNEYDAVDSHQVMSNSMVEMVGSVDEKSRCQRLLDEQFDMLERQEYGSDSDEFDDYVAEEDVMSLAEKLNIALKGHDKDDLELDGNYKAPAEILRRCVEYAEKYEEEDGVDKEVVIVEESSDESEIWDCETIVSTYSNLDNHPGRIGAPGTSRKKRLAETISGALKNSSDNIISLGGRERLPMDYLPNGKKVPKEKVKAIAKIEQPERKSHGQESKEEKKERKAAVKEERREARRLKKEMKEIYRNEAKRAQKVAAVSGPSSFHII